The Equus caballus isolate H_3958 breed thoroughbred chromosome 12, TB-T2T, whole genome shotgun sequence genome contains a region encoding:
- the FAM89B gene encoding leucine repeat adapter protein 25, whose protein sequence is MNGLPSVEAPGGAGCALAGLPPLPRGLSGLLNASGGSWRELERVYSQRSRIHDELSRAARVPDGPRSAAGAACAGPAAGPSGPRRPVNLDSALAALRKEMVGLRQLDMSLLCQLWGLYESIQDYKHLCQDLSLCQDLSSSLHSDSSYPPDAGLSDDDEPPDASLPPDPPPLTVPQTHNARDQWLQDAFHISL, encoded by the exons ATGAATGGGCTGCCCTCGGTCGAGGCGCCGGGCGGCGCGGGCTGCGCCCTGGCTGGGCTCCCGCCGCTACCGCGCGGCCTCAGCGGTCTTCTGAACGCGAGCGGAGGCTCGTGGCGGGAGCTGGAGCGCGTCTACAGCCAGCGCAGCCGCATCCACGATGAGCTGAGCCGCGCCGCCCGCGTCCCGGACGGGCCCCGCTCCGCCGCCGGCGCCGCCTGCGCGGGACCCGCCGCCGGCCCCTCCGGCCCGCGTCGCCCTGTCAACCTGGACTCGGCACTAGCGGCGCTGCGCAAGGAGATG GTGGGGCTGCGGCAGCTGGACATGTCCCTGCTCTGCCAGCTGTGGGGCCTGTACGAGTCGATCCAGGACTACAAGCACCTGTGCCAAGACCTGAGCCTGTGCCAGGACCTGTCATCCTCCCTGCACTCGGACAGCTCCTACCCACCTGATGCTGGCCTGTCTGATGACGACGAGCCTCCTGATGCCAGCCTGCCCCCGGACCCGCCACCCCTCACTGTGCCCCAGACGCACAATGCCCGTGACCAGTGGCTGCAGGACGCCTTCCACATCAGCCTCTGA
- the ZNRD2 gene encoding protein ZNRD2, whose product MALNGAEADDFSWEPPTEAETKVLQARRERQDRISRLMGDYLLRGYRMLGETCADCGTILLQDKQRKIYCVACQELDSDVDKDNPALNAQAALSQAREHQLASASELPLGSRPAPQPPVPRPEHCEGAAAGLKAAQGPPPAAVPPNAAVVACTQEALLQKLTWASTELGSSTSLETSIQLCSLIRACAEALHSLRQLQH is encoded by the exons ATGGCCCTAAACGGCGCTG AAGCCGACGATTTCTCCTGGGAGCCTCCGACCGAAGCGGAGACGAAGGTGCTGCAGGCGCGACGGGAGCGGCAGGATCGCATCTCCCGACTCATGGGCGACTACCTGCTGCGTGGTTACCGCATGCTGGGGGAGACGTGCGCGGACTGCGGG ACGATCCTCCTCCAAGACAAACAGCGGAAAATCTATTGCGTGGCTTGTCAGGAGCTCGACTCAGACGTGGATAAAGATAATCCGG CTCTGAATGCCCAGGCTGCCCTCTCCCAAGCTCGGGAGCACCAGCTCGCCTCTGCCTCGGAGCTCCCCTTGGGCTCTCGGCCTGCCCCTCAGCCCCCAGTACCCCGGCCCGAGCACTGTGAGGGAGCTGCAGCAGGGCTCAAGGCAGCTCAGGGGCCACCCCCTGCTGCTGTGCCTCCAAATGCAGCTGTCGTGGCCTGCACCCAGGAGGCCCTCCTGCAGAAGCTGACCTGGGCCTCGACGGAGCTGGGCTCTAGCACCTCCCTGGAGACCAGCATCCAGCTGTGCAGCCTTATCCGGGCATGTGCTGAGGCTCTGCACAGCCTGCGGCAGCTGCAACACTAA